A genomic window from Nocardioides jiangxiensis includes:
- a CDS encoding amino acid ABC transporter ATP-binding protein → MSAVMVKAENVHKSFGHVEVLKGIDLEVKNGEVFCLLGPSGSGKSTFLRCINHLEQVTAGRLSVDGDLIGYRQVGEKLHEMKPKEIAAQRRDIGMVFQRFNLFPHLTALENVMQAPVKIRGVAKAEARDQALRLLDRVGLSERVDNYPGQLSGGQQQRVAIARALAMKPKLMLFDEPTSALDPELVGEVLDVMKDLAREGMTMIVVTHEIGFAREVADTVVFMDGGVVVEAGSPEQVITNPRHERTKSFLSKVL, encoded by the coding sequence ATGAGCGCCGTCATGGTCAAGGCCGAGAACGTCCACAAGTCCTTCGGCCACGTCGAAGTGCTCAAGGGCATCGACCTCGAGGTGAAGAACGGCGAGGTCTTCTGCCTGCTGGGTCCGTCGGGCTCGGGCAAGTCGACGTTCCTCCGCTGCATCAACCACCTCGAGCAGGTGACCGCCGGCCGGCTCTCCGTCGACGGCGACCTCATCGGCTACCGCCAGGTGGGCGAGAAGTTGCACGAGATGAAGCCGAAGGAGATCGCCGCCCAGCGCCGCGACATCGGCATGGTCTTCCAGCGCTTCAACCTGTTCCCGCACCTGACCGCGCTCGAGAACGTGATGCAGGCGCCGGTCAAGATCCGTGGCGTCGCGAAGGCGGAGGCCCGCGACCAGGCACTCAGGCTCCTGGACCGGGTCGGCCTGTCGGAGCGGGTGGACAACTACCCGGGCCAGCTCTCCGGCGGCCAGCAGCAGCGCGTGGCCATCGCCCGCGCGCTGGCGATGAAGCCGAAGCTGATGCTCTTCGACGAGCCCACCTCGGCGCTCGACCCGGAGCTCGTGGGCGAGGTCCTCGACGTCATGAAGGACCTGGCCAGGGAGGGCATGACGATGATCGTGGTCACCCACGAGATCGGCTTCGCCCGCGAGGTCGCCGACACGGTCGTGTTCATGGACGGCGGCGTGGTCGTGGAGGCCGGCTCGCCCGAGCAGGTGATCACCAACCCCCGCCACGAGCGGACGAAGTCCTTCCTCTCCAAGGTCCTCTGA
- a CDS encoding class II aldolase/adducin family protein: MDATEYDLRCQLAAVYRLVAHYRMTDLIFTHISLRLPGPDHHFLINPYGLLFEEITASNLVKIDVSGEKVEESPYPVNPAGFVIHSAIHAAREDALCILHTHTRAGCAVAAQKHGLLPINQISMEFFGRTAYHDYEGVALSLDEQERLVADMGDNDVMILRNHGLLTVGRTPGEALLRMINLDKACQIQVDALAGGAELVLPSDELATRTAAQLVGQDTEGDDFVDTMALDLAWEALYRQAERIGPDFRD, translated from the coding sequence ATGGACGCCACCGAGTACGACCTGCGCTGCCAGCTGGCGGCGGTCTACCGCCTCGTCGCGCACTACCGGATGACCGACCTGATCTTCACGCACATCTCCCTGCGCCTGCCCGGGCCGGACCACCACTTCCTGATCAACCCCTACGGCCTGCTCTTCGAGGAGATCACCGCCTCGAACCTGGTGAAGATCGACGTCTCCGGCGAGAAGGTCGAGGAGTCGCCGTACCCGGTCAACCCGGCCGGCTTCGTCATCCACTCGGCGATCCACGCCGCGCGCGAGGACGCCCTGTGCATCCTCCACACGCACACCCGCGCCGGGTGCGCGGTGGCCGCGCAGAAGCACGGCCTGCTTCCGATCAACCAGATCAGCATGGAGTTCTTCGGCCGCACCGCGTACCACGACTACGAGGGCGTCGCCCTCTCCCTCGACGAGCAGGAGCGGCTGGTCGCCGACATGGGCGACAACGACGTGATGATCCTGCGCAACCACGGTCTCCTCACCGTCGGGCGTACGCCGGGCGAGGCGCTGCTGCGGATGATCAACCTCGACAAGGCCTGCCAGATCCAGGTCGACGCGCTCGCCGGCGGCGCCGAGCTGGTGCTGCCGTCGGACGAGCTCGCGACCCGGACCGCGGCCCAGCTCGTCGGCCAGGACACCGAGGGCGACGACTTCGTCGACACGATGGCGCTCGACCTCGCGTGGGAGGCGCTCTACCGCCAGGCCGAGCGGATCGGTCCGGACTTCCGCGACTGA
- a CDS encoding EamA family transporter — translation MREPRLDVVPPWALAVSAMFSVQLASALAVPMIGEIGAPGTAWLRLALGAVVFVLVQRPPLGLLRRTDVPVVVALGIATGVMTVAFMEALDRIPLGMAVAVEFLGPLTVAAVRSPHRRALVWPALALVGVVLMTEPWRGQVDVAGLGFAALAGGGWGGYILLTQRIGDRFTGIGSLSMTVPIAALTVAVVGVPKAAAHLTPALLAEAAVLALLMPVLPFVLELLALRRMTHTAFGTLMALEPAIGLVWGAVLLDQTPSVGQLVGITVVVLAGAAAQRGGRRTSAEAALTDVQPV, via the coding sequence ATGCGTGAGCCCCGCCTCGACGTCGTGCCGCCGTGGGCGCTGGCGGTGTCGGCGATGTTCTCGGTGCAGCTCGCCTCCGCGCTCGCCGTGCCGATGATCGGGGAGATCGGGGCGCCGGGCACGGCCTGGCTCCGGCTCGCCCTGGGCGCGGTCGTCTTCGTGCTGGTGCAGCGGCCGCCGCTCGGTCTGCTGCGCAGGACCGACGTGCCGGTCGTGGTGGCCCTCGGCATCGCCACCGGCGTCATGACGGTGGCGTTCATGGAGGCGCTCGACCGGATCCCGCTCGGCATGGCCGTGGCGGTCGAGTTCCTCGGCCCGCTCACCGTCGCCGCCGTGCGCAGCCCGCACCGCCGGGCGCTGGTCTGGCCCGCCCTGGCCCTGGTCGGGGTGGTGCTCATGACCGAGCCGTGGCGGGGGCAGGTGGACGTCGCAGGCCTCGGCTTCGCGGCGCTCGCCGGCGGCGGGTGGGGCGGCTACATCCTGCTGACCCAGCGGATCGGTGACCGGTTCACCGGCATCGGCTCGCTGTCGATGACCGTGCCGATCGCGGCGCTGACGGTCGCGGTGGTCGGCGTACCCAAGGCGGCTGCCCACCTGACGCCGGCCCTGCTGGCCGAGGCCGCGGTGCTGGCCCTGCTCATGCCCGTGCTGCCCTTCGTCCTCGAGCTGCTGGCGCTGCGGCGGATGACCCACACGGCGTTCGGCACGCTGATGGCGCTCGAGCCGGCGATCGGCCTGGTGTGGGGCGCGGTCCTGCTCGACCAGACACCGTCGGTCGGCCAGCTGGTCGGCATCACCGTGGTGGTGCTCGCCGGTGCAGCGGCGCAGCGCGGCGGCCGGCGCACCTCCGCGGAGGCGGCGCTCACTGACGTCCAGCCGGTCTGA
- a CDS encoding helix-turn-helix domain-containing protein produces the protein MDDSTTALAQAIGARVRHERTSRGWTLDQLAEAAGLSRRMVVNVEQGAVNPSVGSLLRLSDALGIGLPALVEPPQHRTVKVVRSGEGAALWSGDNGGRGVLVAGTQPPDVVELWDWELRPGERHESEAHTAGTRELLQVHAGRIVVTVGDEEVGLGEGDALTFAGDVPHAYAHEAGTPARFSLAVFEPGVGVTRTAEPATHGEGS, from the coding sequence ATGGATGACAGCACCACGGCCCTCGCCCAGGCCATCGGCGCGCGCGTGCGCCACGAGCGCACCTCACGCGGCTGGACGCTCGACCAGCTCGCCGAGGCGGCCGGGCTGAGCCGGCGCATGGTCGTCAACGTCGAGCAGGGCGCGGTCAACCCGAGCGTCGGCTCGCTGCTCCGGCTGAGCGACGCGCTCGGCATCGGGCTGCCCGCGCTCGTCGAGCCGCCGCAGCACCGCACGGTCAAGGTCGTGCGCAGCGGCGAGGGCGCCGCGCTGTGGAGCGGCGACAACGGAGGACGCGGCGTGCTCGTCGCCGGCACGCAGCCCCCGGACGTGGTGGAGCTGTGGGACTGGGAGCTCCGGCCGGGCGAGCGCCACGAGAGCGAGGCGCACACGGCCGGCACCCGCGAGCTGCTCCAGGTCCACGCGGGCCGGATCGTGGTGACCGTCGGCGACGAGGAGGTCGGCCTCGGCGAGGGCGACGCCCTCACCTTCGCCGGCGACGTCCCGCACGCCTACGCCCACGAGGCGGGCACACCCGCACGCTTCTCCCTCGCGGTCTTCGAGCCCGGCGTAGGCGTGACGCGGACCGCCGAGCCCGCCACCCACGGAGAGGGGAGCTGA
- a CDS encoding amino acid ABC transporter permease, producing the protein MSTTSSLETPGAPAAARAPEPIKAVPIRHYGQWATAVVVIAVVGGLAWSVGTNDAIQWNVVGDYMFRPEIFHGIGITLALTAFSMVAGVIGGILLAVMRLSGNPVLRTVSAGYLWIFRGTPVLVQIVIWFNLGLVFPTIGIGSFSASTNDLISPFGAALLALALNEAAYMAEIVRGGILSVDPGQTEAAHALGYSGPKTMRLIVLPQAMRVIVPPTGNEVITMLKTTALVYAIGAQDLFTEAYNFGSKNFTLFEMYLVASFWYLVMTTVLTTLQSRLEKKYAKGSHAVTTRTGGITRLFFLRNAEGGLR; encoded by the coding sequence CCGCCACTACGGCCAGTGGGCCACCGCCGTCGTCGTCATCGCGGTCGTCGGTGGCCTGGCCTGGTCGGTCGGCACCAACGATGCGATCCAGTGGAACGTCGTCGGCGACTACATGTTCCGGCCCGAGATCTTCCACGGCATCGGCATCACGCTCGCCCTCACGGCGTTCTCGATGGTCGCCGGCGTCATCGGCGGCATCCTGCTGGCGGTCATGCGCCTCTCGGGCAACCCGGTCCTGCGCACGGTCAGCGCCGGCTACCTGTGGATCTTCCGCGGCACGCCGGTGCTGGTGCAGATCGTCATCTGGTTCAACCTCGGCCTGGTCTTCCCGACGATCGGCATCGGCTCGTTCAGCGCGAGCACGAACGACCTGATCAGCCCCTTCGGCGCCGCGCTGCTCGCGCTGGCGCTCAACGAGGCGGCGTACATGGCCGAGATCGTGCGCGGCGGCATCCTCTCGGTCGACCCCGGCCAGACCGAGGCGGCCCACGCGCTGGGCTACAGCGGTCCGAAGACGATGCGGCTGATCGTCCTCCCGCAGGCGATGCGCGTGATCGTCCCGCCGACCGGCAACGAGGTCATCACGATGCTGAAGACGACGGCCCTCGTCTACGCGATCGGCGCGCAGGACCTCTTCACCGAGGCCTACAACTTCGGCAGCAAGAACTTCACCCTCTTCGAGATGTACCTGGTCGCCAGCTTCTGGTATCTCGTCATGACCACGGTCCTGACCACCCTCCAGTCGCGTCTGGAGAAGAAGTACGCCAAGGGCAGCCACGCCGTCACGACCCGCACCGGCGGCATCACCCGCCTGTTCTTCCTGCGCAACGCCGAAGGAGGCCTCCGATGA
- a CDS encoding FMN-binding negative transcriptional regulator, whose product MLVHPWDAALEPAEWQAWLASRDRFGLLAVNNSDPAQAPVTVPTHFTVSGDELVLHLARPNPVWSHLAASTEVRLTVIGDYAFVPSYWRAGEGTPEEEGVPTSYYASVQFVCTPTVVDDPAGKAAILTAQMDDLQPEGRHAAVSTEEAPYARMLPGIRGLRLTPVRVEAKFKYDDHKPAALREDVAQRLEERGTGLDRAAARQQRRRLAEAGEWEKRRSGHA is encoded by the coding sequence GTGCTGGTCCACCCCTGGGACGCCGCGCTCGAGCCGGCCGAGTGGCAGGCCTGGCTGGCCAGCCGCGACCGCTTCGGGCTGCTCGCGGTCAACAACTCCGACCCCGCGCAGGCGCCGGTCACCGTGCCCACCCACTTCACCGTCTCCGGCGACGAGCTCGTGCTCCACCTCGCCCGGCCCAACCCGGTCTGGAGCCACCTCGCCGCCAGCACCGAGGTCCGCCTCACCGTCATCGGCGACTACGCCTTCGTGCCGTCGTACTGGCGGGCGGGCGAGGGCACTCCCGAGGAGGAGGGCGTCCCGACGAGCTACTACGCCTCCGTGCAGTTCGTCTGCACGCCGACGGTCGTCGACGACCCTGCCGGGAAGGCCGCGATCCTCACCGCGCAGATGGACGACCTCCAGCCCGAGGGGCGCCACGCGGCGGTCAGTACCGAGGAGGCGCCGTACGCCCGGATGCTGCCGGGCATCCGTGGGCTGCGGCTCACGCCGGTGCGGGTCGAGGCGAAGTTCAAGTACGACGATCACAAGCCGGCCGCCCTGCGCGAAGACGTCGCGCAGCGACTGGAGGAGCGCGGCACCGGCCTCGACCGGGCCGCGGCGCGCCAGCAGCGGAGGCGGCTGGCCGAGGCGGGCGAGTGGGAGAAGCGGCGGAGCGGTCATGCGTGA
- a CDS encoding NAD(P)-dependent oxidoreductase, giving the protein MDQRPVAVYAALDDDLGPGIATLEAAGFRVVVAGSDEPSDLAAAAPEAVALLVGYGRVDDAVLRALPALRVISLMSQGHDNVDLAACTRADVQVAHLPPVATEEVAVHAWALSLALVRQLPFYGRATAATWLDRPRFAPRRLSDLTVGVVGTGRIAERYAALARGHVGSLLSWSRSGRSLPGTASLADLHDLAATSDVVSLHLPLSGETHHLVDDAFLAAMKPGSWLVNVGRGGLVDSAALARALDSGHLAGAALDVLDEEPPSPGHPLAGRDDVLLTPHVGWFSAESERGYAVEQAANVVAWLRTGAVTHPVS; this is encoded by the coding sequence ATGGACCAGCGGCCGGTGGCGGTCTACGCGGCGCTCGACGACGACCTCGGGCCCGGCATCGCCACGCTCGAGGCGGCCGGCTTCCGGGTCGTGGTCGCCGGGTCCGACGAGCCGTCGGACCTGGCGGCCGCCGCCCCCGAGGCCGTGGCACTGCTGGTCGGCTACGGCCGGGTCGACGACGCGGTGCTCCGCGCGCTTCCCGCGCTGCGCGTCATCTCGCTGATGTCGCAGGGCCACGACAACGTGGACCTCGCGGCATGCACCCGCGCCGACGTCCAGGTCGCGCACCTGCCGCCGGTCGCGACCGAGGAGGTCGCCGTCCACGCCTGGGCGCTCAGCCTCGCGCTGGTCCGGCAGCTGCCGTTCTACGGACGGGCCACCGCGGCGACATGGCTCGACCGGCCCCGCTTCGCGCCGCGTCGTCTCTCGGACCTGACCGTCGGCGTCGTCGGCACCGGCCGTATCGCCGAGCGGTACGCCGCCCTCGCGCGCGGCCACGTCGGGTCTCTGCTGAGCTGGTCGCGCAGCGGTCGCTCCCTGCCCGGTACTGCCTCCCTCGCGGACCTGCACGACCTGGCCGCGACCTCCGACGTCGTCTCGCTCCACCTGCCCCTGTCGGGCGAGACCCACCACCTCGTCGACGACGCCTTCCTCGCCGCGATGAAGCCCGGCTCCTGGCTGGTCAACGTCGGGCGCGGAGGCCTCGTCGACTCCGCGGCGCTCGCCCGCGCCCTGGACAGCGGCCACCTCGCCGGTGCCGCCCTCGACGTCCTCGACGAGGAGCCGCCGTCGCCCGGCCACCCGCTCGCCGGCCGTGACGACGTACTCCTCACCCCGCACGTCGGCTGGTTCTCCGCCGAGTCCGAGCGCGGCTACGCCGTCGAGCAGGCGGCCAACGTCGTCGCCTGGCTGCGGACCGGCGCCGTCACCCACCCCGTTTCCTGA